One window of Leguminivora glycinivorella isolate SPB_JAAS2020 chromosome 9, LegGlyc_1.1, whole genome shotgun sequence genomic DNA carries:
- the LOC125229536 gene encoding PWWP domain-containing protein 2A-like isoform X1: MAAVAATADMTIQKNSQILVHVEEALADLIVVSYSSENKKFQGVLLDSNKGNLPFGVYSLNPAFSKSTSSTDNTGDKLHSASQRFTYQEPQYATENPHKPKKNGPKAKPQQKQKMTVRLRPRKVLCSNCKGICNENSENVDVSKKRKLDSDDDTAHDNIESTNSRKKYLEGNSLIPRISRLQPSEISNAIKGSSKNSNKTSEKSSVKVVSSHYSPTKEMAFVSVSSDGESKDPKDPSFTSMFQSARTLKICFGEGEGTVVKIPPITGDYNEDSGVSCDMAKPSKPDLKAAKKALKKAKKQAKKNTITIKTVVRRSPKHIGALSPRNNVSNSPHPTVDPLEKKQKHKAKHKKKHKFQKTRDENVTESESINYFSDIKEHCLKQKLSISLRRLSSNSYERRNEQDIAESGSDDWESDLVPNFPATEMEGAGARLVGVAPGDIVWGKVVGFPWWPGRVLSVTPTARAHVAWFASTTSSLMPCDSLSPFLEDFKMRFNKKKRGAYKEAVKMATIEAKMNESSQDPLASPTQSNLVNQSPKPIDVFS, encoded by the exons ATGGCGGCTGTCGCTGCAACAGCCGATATGACGATTCAAAAGAATTCACAAATATTAGTGCATGTCGAAGAAGCTTTGGCCGATTTAATTGTGGTTTCCTACAGTTCTGAAAATAAGAAATTTCAAGGTGTACTCTTGGACTCCAACAAAGG TAATTTACCTTTTGGAGTATACAGTCTCAATCCAGCGTTTTCGAAATCAACTTCATCCACCGATAATACCGGTGATAAGCTACATTCCGCTAGTCAAAGATTCACATACCAAGAGCCTCAGTATGCGACCGAAAATCCGCACAAGCCTAAAAAGAATGGGCCCAAGGCTAAACCGCAGCAGAAGCAAAAGATGACGGTTCGATTGAGACCGCGGAAGGTCTTGTGCTCCAACTGCAAAGGTATCTGTAATGAGAACAGCGAAAACGTGGACGTGTCCAAGAAACGGAAGCTCGACTCCGATGACGACACTGCCCACGATAACATCGAATCAACAAATTCCAGGAAAAAGTATCTCGAAGGCAACTCGCTTATACCAAGAATATCGCGTCTGCAACCGAGTGAGATTTCTAATGCCATAAAAGGGTCCTCTAAAAACTCTAATAAGACTAGTGAAAAGTCGAGTGTCAAGGTTGTAAGTTCACATTATAGCCCTACAAAAGAAATGGCGTTTGTTAGCGTGTCTAGTGACGGTGAGAGTAAAGATCCCAAGGACCCTTCATTCACATCCATGTTCCAGAGTGCAAgaactttaaaaatatgttttggtgAAGGTGAAGGCACTGTAGTCAAAATACCGCCCATTACAGGGGACTACAATGAAGATTCTGGTGTATCATGTGACATGGCTAAACCTTCAAAACCAGATCTAAAAGCTGCCAAAAAAGCATTGAAAAAAGCTAAAAAACAAGCCAAGAAAAACACCATTACTATCAAGACCGTAGTAAGGAGGTCACCTAAACATATTGGAGCTCTGTCTCCCCGGAACAATGTGTCCAATAGCCCTCACCCTACAGTGGATCCAttagaaaagaaacaaaaacacaAGGCAAAACATAAAAAGAAACACAAGTTCCAAAAGACCAGGGATGAAAATGTTACTGAAAGTGAGTCTATTAATTACTTTAGTGATATTAAAGAGCACTGCCTAAAACAGAAGCTGTCTATAAGTCTGAGAAGGTTGAGTAGTAATTCCTATGAGAGACGGAACGAGCAGGATATTGCAGAGAGTGGTTCGGACGATTGGGAAAGTGATTTGGTACCGAATTTCCCGGCTACCGAGATGGAAGGTGCCGGGGCAAGACTGGTGGGTGTAGCACCTGGTGATATTGTCTGGGGTAAAGTGGTAGGGTTTCCATGGTGGCCCGGGAGAGTGCTAAGCGTAACACCAACAGCTAGAGCCCATGTTGCATGGTTTGCTTCGACAACATCATCACTAATGCCatgtgacagtttgagtccattttTAGAGGATTTCAAG ATGCGCTTCAACAAAAAGAAAAGAGGTGCTTACAAAGAGGCTGTAAAAATGGCTACAATAGAAGCAAAGATGAATGAATCTTCGCAGGATCCTTTGGCGAGCCCTACGCAGTCCAACCTAGTAAACCAATCCCCAAAGCCTATAGATGTTTTCTCGTAA
- the LOC125229469 gene encoding uncharacterized protein LOC125229469, translated as MRRTYRSKKDTEGGLDHKDVLLTLDDRSSAFDAFYIQKLKQTKRELSCMGSSNQYSTTTQKVRKKKYVKRIIKEVEIENAPSDSMSQSTYLTPDKSIRVNRGHDLFDQLLNKSSPRDLEPMVKEKDVIFDKVKAVRQTKTYVKRKTRKVKKYNYSSTESETDKENETSNISTNITDIGAHKLIVEKDISNTPKFQDESINKIVQNLSIFNNINNLNASGSPVISFNKHVTRKRTKPSSTQQLQSTVLEKSVLSSTPFKNIRTATSIYKLSPISRLTCDTSPNCGTIVEENLLADDLKSPCSKRPVPNIFNVDKSDVLDISVIENNKTEKEINENKEEKEEQRKVESLDCVSVLSDSLNESDMRNSLDASKPSEVFLGFSCINNEVDKLKQLYNEIIDISKLDDSMNVNTSISMNNSQCDLSLGGSKPCEPFFGFSVCEQNDNRGNSRQTLDKSTETDQSEISVSVDSRENASLYDTCSSDNENNDGAELSKEPDKEPIINLTKMNDSVFYKYYNKMSTNVSDNSGNEDIVEQKSRGSQKHSLSNNDIDEKCEIFDSDDFSNPDQNLKATCDNSEPDEDSVSPQETDNESDISSFDDLESNSNDDGEVRCFVNTRRKVTINSNSIKLSSNDSSSISSECNMTVLSRSKAIVSSPKNIEQDEKEDYIENDENNVDEINLDSDEIEETKDEVRQSFVTTRKSSTRFSVFPDSPVDKPAIVLHPGKKWERSLSIYRRMTMMTDHFDKSILEEEPLKCKGRKYRESVINTMEMQEGSLHNESISSRRSTFVAKPCRSTIVLIKEPNNARASLCNNTTLYDDLKGN; from the exons ATGAGACGCACATACAGATCGAAAAAAGATACTGAGGGAGGCTTGGATCACAAGGATGTTTTGCTAACGCTCGACGATAGAAGTTCGGCTTTCGATGCCTTTTACATTCAGAAATTGAAGCAAACTAAGCGTGAATTATCATGTATGGGTTCGTCCAACCAGTATAGTACAACAACTCAAAAAGTACGCAAGAAAAAGTATGTAAAACGAATTATAAAAGAGGTTGAGATTGAGAACGCTCCCAGCGACTCCATGTCTCAATCCACGTATTTGACGCCGGATAAGTCTATAAGAGTTAATAGGGGACATGATTTGTTTGATCAGTTGCTTAACAAGTCTTCTCCTCGAGATTTGGAGCCTATGGTAAAGGAAAAAGATGTTATATTTGACAAAGTAAAGGCTGTGAG ACAAACTAAGACCTATGTTAAAAGAAAAACCAGAAAAGTGAAGAAATACAATTATTCCAGCACTGAAAGTG AAACTGATAAAGAAAATGAAACCAGCAACATATCTACAAATATAACTGATATTGGTGCACACAAACTAATAGTAGAAAAAGATATTTCTAACACCCCTAAGTTTCAGGATGAATCTATTAACAAAATAGTCCAAAActtatctatatttaataacattaacAATTTAAATGCCTCTGGCAGTCCAGTTATATCATTCAATAAACATGTAACTAGGAAAAGAACTAAGCCATCATCTACTCAACAATTACAGTCAACTGTATTAGAAAAATCTGTTCTAAGTAGCacaccatttaaaaatattaggaCAGCAACATCCATTTACAAGTTATCACCAATTTCTAGACTTACTTGTGATACAAGTCCAAATTGTGGAACAATTGTTGAAGAAAATTTGTTAGCTGATGATTTAAAGTCCCCTTGCAGTAAAAGACCTGTCCCCAATATATTTAATGTAGATAAAAGTGATGTATTGGATATTAGTGTAATTGAAAATAACAAAACTGAAAAAGAAATCAATGAAAATAAAGAAGAGAAAGAAGAACAAAGAAAAGTTGAGAGTCTTGATTGTGTATCTGTTCTGAGTGACAGCTTAAATGAATCAGATATGCGTAACTCTTTAGATGCCTCCAAACCTAGTGAAGTATTCTTAGGGTTTAGTTGTATCAATAATGAAGTTGATAAACTTAAACAACTTTATAATGAAATAATTGATATTAGCAAACTAGATGATTCAATGAATGTAAACACAAGTATTTCTATGAACAATTCACAATGTGATCTGTCATTAGGTGGTTCTAAACCTTGCGAACCATTTTTTGGCTTTAGTGTTTGTGAACAAAATGATAACAGAGGTAATTCCAGACAAACTTTAGATAAAAGTACTGAAACAGATCAAAGTGAGATTAGTGTATCTGTGGATTCTCGAGAGAATGCATCTTTATATGATACTTGCAGTAGtgataatgaaaataatgatgGTGCTGAGTTGTCAAAAGAGCCAGACAAAGAACCCATAATCAATCTCACTAAAATGAATGATTCAGTTTTTTATAAGTACTATAACAAAATGTCGACAAATGTATCAGATAATTCTGGTAATGAAGATATTGTTGAACAAAAATCTAGAGGTAGTCAAAAGCATAGTTTATCAAACAATGATATTGATGAAAAGTGTGAAATTTTCGATTCTGATGACTTCTCTAATCCAGATCAAAATTTGAAAGCTACTTGTGATAATTCAGAGCCTGATGAAGATAGTGTATCACCACAAGAAACAGATAATGAATCGGATATATCAAGCTTTGATGACTTGGAATCTAACAGCAATGATGATGGTGAAGTCAGATGTTTTGTCAATACAAGAAGAAAGGTTACAATAAACAGTAATTCTATAAAATTAAGCTCAAATGATTCTAGTAGCATTAGTAGTGAATGTAATATGACTGTGCTCAGTAGAAGTAAAGCTATTGTAAGTAGCCCCAAGAATATTGAACAAGATGAAAAAGAAGATTATATTGAGAATGATGAAAATAATGTAGATGAAATTAACTTAGATTCTGATGAAATAGAAGAAACTAAGGATGAAGTTAGACAATCTTTTGTCACTACTAGAAAGTCTTCCACGAGATTTAGTGTATTTCCAGACAGTCCCGTAGATAAGCCAGCAATAGTCCTACACCCTGGCAAAAAATGGGAAAGGTCTCTAAGCATCTACAGAAGAATGACCATGATGACTGATCATTTTGATAAATCTATCTTAGAAGAAGAACCCTTAAAATGTAAAGGACGGAAATACAGAGAGAGTGTTATCAACACTATGGAAATGCAAGAAG GTTCCCTACACAATGAATCAATCAGCAGTCGCCGAAGTACATTCGTGGCTAAGCCTTGCAGGTCGACCATAGTGCTCATAAAA GAACCTAATAATGCTCGAGCAAGCTTATGTAACAATACTACTCTATATGACGACCTGAAAGGTAATTAA
- the LOC125229536 gene encoding uncharacterized protein LOC125229536 isoform X2 translates to MTIQKNSQILVHVEEALADLIVVSYSSENKKFQGVLLDSNKGNLPFGVYSLNPAFSKSTSSTDNTGDKLHSASQRFTYQEPQYATENPHKPKKNGPKAKPQQKQKMTVRLRPRKVLCSNCKGICNENSENVDVSKKRKLDSDDDTAHDNIESTNSRKKYLEGNSLIPRISRLQPSEISNAIKGSSKNSNKTSEKSSVKVVSSHYSPTKEMAFVSVSSDGESKDPKDPSFTSMFQSARTLKICFGEGEGTVVKIPPITGDYNEDSGVSCDMAKPSKPDLKAAKKALKKAKKQAKKNTITIKTVVRRSPKHIGALSPRNNVSNSPHPTVDPLEKKQKHKAKHKKKHKFQKTRDENVTESESINYFSDIKEHCLKQKLSISLRRLSSNSYERRNEQDIAESGSDDWESDLVPNFPATEMEGAGARLMRFNKKKRGAYKEAVKMATIEAKMNESSQDPLASPTQSNLVNQSPKPIDVFS, encoded by the exons ATGACGATTCAAAAGAATTCACAAATATTAGTGCATGTCGAAGAAGCTTTGGCCGATTTAATTGTGGTTTCCTACAGTTCTGAAAATAAGAAATTTCAAGGTGTACTCTTGGACTCCAACAAAGG TAATTTACCTTTTGGAGTATACAGTCTCAATCCAGCGTTTTCGAAATCAACTTCATCCACCGATAATACCGGTGATAAGCTACATTCCGCTAGTCAAAGATTCACATACCAAGAGCCTCAGTATGCGACCGAAAATCCGCACAAGCCTAAAAAGAATGGGCCCAAGGCTAAACCGCAGCAGAAGCAAAAGATGACGGTTCGATTGAGACCGCGGAAGGTCTTGTGCTCCAACTGCAAAGGTATCTGTAATGAGAACAGCGAAAACGTGGACGTGTCCAAGAAACGGAAGCTCGACTCCGATGACGACACTGCCCACGATAACATCGAATCAACAAATTCCAGGAAAAAGTATCTCGAAGGCAACTCGCTTATACCAAGAATATCGCGTCTGCAACCGAGTGAGATTTCTAATGCCATAAAAGGGTCCTCTAAAAACTCTAATAAGACTAGTGAAAAGTCGAGTGTCAAGGTTGTAAGTTCACATTATAGCCCTACAAAAGAAATGGCGTTTGTTAGCGTGTCTAGTGACGGTGAGAGTAAAGATCCCAAGGACCCTTCATTCACATCCATGTTCCAGAGTGCAAgaactttaaaaatatgttttggtgAAGGTGAAGGCACTGTAGTCAAAATACCGCCCATTACAGGGGACTACAATGAAGATTCTGGTGTATCATGTGACATGGCTAAACCTTCAAAACCAGATCTAAAAGCTGCCAAAAAAGCATTGAAAAAAGCTAAAAAACAAGCCAAGAAAAACACCATTACTATCAAGACCGTAGTAAGGAGGTCACCTAAACATATTGGAGCTCTGTCTCCCCGGAACAATGTGTCCAATAGCCCTCACCCTACAGTGGATCCAttagaaaagaaacaaaaacacaAGGCAAAACATAAAAAGAAACACAAGTTCCAAAAGACCAGGGATGAAAATGTTACTGAAAGTGAGTCTATTAATTACTTTAGTGATATTAAAGAGCACTGCCTAAAACAGAAGCTGTCTATAAGTCTGAGAAGGTTGAGTAGTAATTCCTATGAGAGACGGAACGAGCAGGATATTGCAGAGAGTGGTTCGGACGATTGGGAAAGTGATTTGGTACCGAATTTCCCGGCTACCGAGATGGAAGGTGCCGGGGCAAGACTG ATGCGCTTCAACAAAAAGAAAAGAGGTGCTTACAAAGAGGCTGTAAAAATGGCTACAATAGAAGCAAAGATGAATGAATCTTCGCAGGATCCTTTGGCGAGCCCTACGCAGTCCAACCTAGTAAACCAATCCCCAAAGCCTATAGATGTTTTCTCGTAA